A part of Candidatus Chromulinivoraceae bacterium genomic DNA contains:
- a CDS encoding Crp/Fnr family transcriptional regulator, producing MNGISVFLERFPIKKFTRGDIVLHQDAEPTCVYFIKSGIIKSYNLTSKGEEKPIELSTYLDVFPIGWFMNIITRAQYYYEAITDSEVFCIPKNELTTYLRNNSESMFQMLNRQVERSAHTQLRLNALEHSKAYDKVVSTLHYFALRFGRDVARDTIKIPLPLTQQDVANFTGLTRETVSAEFKKLTNQKILGHHQQAYVIYTKTLDEMLDDSFERHFVR from the coding sequence TTGAACGGTATAAGTGTTTTCTTAGAGCGATTTCCAATAAAAAAATTTACGCGAGGCGATATCGTCTTGCATCAGGACGCAGAACCCACTTGCGTCTATTTTATTAAGAGTGGGATTATAAAAAGTTATAATCTTACCTCAAAGGGTGAAGAAAAACCAATCGAGCTCAGCACGTATTTAGACGTATTTCCAATTGGTTGGTTTATGAATATCATCACGCGTGCCCAATATTATTACGAAGCAATTACGGACAGCGAGGTATTCTGTATTCCAAAAAATGAACTTACAACTTATCTGCGAAACAACAGCGAATCGATGTTTCAGATGTTGAACAGGCAGGTAGAGCGTTCAGCGCACACCCAACTACGCCTTAACGCACTCGAGCATTCTAAGGCGTACGACAAAGTCGTATCAACGCTCCACTATTTCGCACTAAGGTTTGGTCGCGATGTGGCAAGGGACACTATCAAAATCCCATTACCACTCACTCAACAGGACGTTGCAAATTTTACAGGTCTCACGCGAGAGACGGTGAGTGCAGAATTTAAAAAACTCACAAACCAAAAAATTCTTGGCCATCATCAACAAGCGTATGTCATATACACAAAAACCCTCGACGAAATGCTTGATGACAGCTTCGAACGACACTTCGTACGTTAA
- a CDS encoding AAA family ATPase produces the protein MMLLEELIIHPVSRRTLSSLANNLPQSILICGERGVGLYTIARALAGNHIAAELFPKDVKDNRDSESGTLTVEMIRRLYEQTRSKRVTDQVIIIDDADRMSHGAQSAFLKLLEEPGSHVKFILTSHQPEKLLTTIRSRLQQTTIQPITAEQTLTIIADLGVTEQVKRIQLRYIAEGLPAELTRLASDEGQFNAWANVISDARDFLQADAYKRSLIVQKYRSDRPAALRLLECAIKILRKTLSAKPQLSMVVQLELLLDLRDRVAGNQSIALQLMQFVL, from the coding sequence ATGATGCTACTTGAGGAGTTGATTATTCACCCTGTCTCGCGTCGCACACTATCGTCGCTTGCAAATAATCTACCTCAATCTATTCTTATTTGTGGAGAACGTGGTGTCGGACTGTATACGATAGCCAGAGCGCTGGCGGGCAACCACATAGCCGCTGAATTATTTCCGAAAGACGTAAAAGATAACCGCGACAGTGAAAGCGGAACGCTCACCGTTGAGATGATCCGTCGTTTATATGAACAAACGCGCTCTAAGCGGGTAACCGACCAAGTCATTATTATCGATGATGCGGACCGCATGAGTCACGGTGCACAGTCTGCTTTTCTAAAGTTGCTTGAAGAACCTGGTAGCCACGTAAAATTTATACTCACATCACATCAACCCGAAAAGTTACTGACAACTATCCGATCACGCCTTCAGCAGACGACTATTCAGCCTATTACAGCTGAACAGACACTAACGATTATTGCAGATCTTGGAGTTACCGAGCAAGTTAAACGAATACAGTTACGTTACATCGCCGAGGGTTTGCCAGCTGAGCTAACAAGATTGGCGAGCGACGAAGGGCAATTTAACGCCTGGGCTAATGTTATAAGTGATGCACGTGATTTCTTGCAGGCAGATGCCTATAAAAGGTCGCTCATCGTGCAAAAGTATCGCTCAGACCGACCCGCTGCCTTACGTTTGCTGGAATGTGCTATTAAGATTTTACGAAAAACTTTAAGTGCTAAGCCGCAGCTATCTATGGTTGTCCAGCTAGAGCTGCTCTTGGATCTACGCGACCGGGTAGCTGGTAACCAAAGCATCGCGCTGCAACTGATGCAGTTTGTGCTATAA
- a CDS encoding FtsX-like permease family protein, protein MKPRDYMTIAFKNVRRQPLRSLLTIAALTISTCVLTLMVAISLGGQRVILNQFGSNDSLSLITVTPNQSGAGLSPFGDVQQAGDTNTIFTDNTVAQLAALPHVQLATPRAHLWEFDTMMVSQNSKPFVAQVEGLPSDAFLPLAAGVPFSSNDQSNVIIVGYGYAKATGLASTPGKLLGQTMTLTTQKDYRGVDANIPTSVSTKSQNDAFAQSSTVIQAKIVGVTQAGVNQNIAFVPMGWAHQIRTAHYYEAGLLKSTDQLTKDGYTTIQVKVDSLANVQTVSSAIKNLGYGQTSLLETAKQLNQLTTTVSLVLGAVACIAMLAAALGVVNTMIMTVTEQRYEIGIWRACGAKRGVIVRLFLMEATVLGLLGGIVGVGVSIPVAGFITQYGSSLLESQGLQSVTIAQISPWLGAGAIGVTIAFSVIAGLYPAYRAARLDPSQVLSSN, encoded by the coding sequence ATGAAGCCTCGCGATTATATGACTATTGCCTTCAAAAATGTAAGACGTCAACCATTGCGGTCTCTTTTAACGATTGCAGCGCTTACGATCAGCACCTGCGTTTTAACACTCATGGTGGCAATCAGCCTCGGTGGACAGAGAGTTATTTTAAATCAATTTGGCAGTAACGATTCTCTTTCACTTATTACCGTTACTCCAAATCAGAGTGGCGCGGGACTCAGTCCTTTTGGAGATGTACAACAAGCGGGTGACACGAATACGATTTTTACAGACAACACGGTTGCTCAACTTGCCGCGTTACCACATGTCCAGCTTGCAACACCGCGTGCACATTTATGGGAGTTTGACACCATGATGGTCTCCCAAAACTCAAAACCATTCGTTGCTCAGGTTGAAGGACTACCGAGCGATGCATTTTTGCCACTTGCCGCTGGCGTGCCGTTTAGTTCAAACGATCAAAGCAACGTGATCATTGTTGGCTACGGTTATGCAAAAGCGACCGGCTTAGCATCTACACCAGGTAAGCTACTCGGTCAAACAATGACACTTACAACCCAAAAGGACTACCGAGGAGTGGATGCAAATATCCCCACCTCAGTAAGCACAAAATCGCAAAACGATGCGTTCGCGCAAAGCTCGACTGTTATTCAGGCAAAAATAGTGGGTGTAACGCAAGCTGGCGTCAACCAAAATATAGCATTCGTGCCAATGGGTTGGGCGCATCAAATTAGGACGGCTCATTATTACGAAGCAGGATTATTAAAATCAACCGATCAACTGACAAAGGACGGCTATACGACTATTCAGGTAAAAGTTGATTCTCTTGCGAATGTGCAGACTGTTTCAAGTGCGATTAAAAACCTTGGGTATGGACAAACGTCGCTGTTGGAGACGGCAAAACAACTTAATCAATTAACCACTACCGTTAGTTTGGTTTTGGGTGCAGTAGCGTGTATTGCAATGCTTGCGGCAGCTCTTGGTGTGGTCAATACGATGATTATGACAGTGACTGAACAGCGCTATGAAATTGGTATTTGGCGTGCCTGTGGTGCTAAACGAGGCGTTATTGTGCGGCTTTTCTTGATGGAAGCAACTGTTCTAGGCCTGCTGGGTGGCATTGTTGGTGTAGGCGTTAGCATTCCTGTCGCAGGATTTATTACACAGTATGGCTCCTCGCTGCTTGAGTCTCAGGGGCTTCAGTCAGTGACCATTGCACAAATATCGCCCTGGCTTGGTGCCGGGGCGATAGGAGTTACTATTGCGTTTAGCGTTATCGCTGGACTGTATCCGGCGTATCGAGCTGCTCGGCTCGACCCATCGCAAGTACTCAGCTCTAATTAG
- a CDS encoding NUDIX domain-containing protein, producing MKDRQARIGIGVIVIKDGKFLVQQRKGSHGSGTWSIPGGHLEFGESFEETAEREVLEEVGIKIKNIRFGAVTNDILLADNKHYVSIWLVSDYDSGGARILEPERSDGLEWCTFDTLPTPLAPWWNQLFKSEFFDSLKKLTE from the coding sequence ATGAAGGACAGGCAAGCTCGAATAGGTATTGGCGTTATAGTTATTAAGGACGGAAAATTCCTCGTACAACAGCGTAAGGGATCTCATGGCTCTGGAACTTGGTCTATTCCAGGTGGACATTTAGAATTTGGAGAATCATTTGAAGAAACAGCCGAGCGTGAGGTACTTGAAGAGGTGGGAATAAAGATTAAGAATATTCGTTTCGGTGCGGTGACTAACGATATTCTACTTGCCGACAACAAGCATTACGTCTCTATTTGGCTCGTCAGTGACTACGACTCGGGTGGAGCGCGTATTTTAGAGCCTGAAAGAAGTGACGGGCTTGAATGGTGTACATTCGACACGCTGCCTACTCCACTTGCGCCATGGTGGAATCAGTTATTTAAATCTGAATTCTTTGATTCTCTTAAAAAACTAACAGAATAA
- a CDS encoding tetratricopeptide repeat protein: MLGIVLIAVFGAWAIMKRQTITEVATDLPLKISEKLERLWDVAQESLRDKKYLRAEKALLTILRVDERNATAYNRLGILYAKQQAFKDAIECFEIAQSLEPSASSLHNVGLIYYETKQYEKAALAFEQALAMENDLAARHVAYAKVQEKLGHIKKMIDALQEAVKIEETPQTINILADAYDRNGQPDVAAELHEKARKMLTPERPQHIRQVRRVM; this comes from the coding sequence ATGTTAGGCATTGTGTTAATTGCAGTTTTTGGTGCGTGGGCTATAATGAAGCGCCAGACTATCACTGAAGTTGCAACTGATTTACCTCTTAAAATCTCTGAAAAACTAGAGCGTTTATGGGATGTCGCCCAAGAGTCATTGCGCGACAAGAAATACCTAAGGGCAGAGAAGGCCTTGTTAACTATTTTGCGTGTTGATGAACGTAATGCAACGGCATATAACCGCCTGGGTATTTTATATGCCAAGCAACAGGCATTTAAAGATGCTATTGAATGTTTTGAGATTGCCCAGAGTCTTGAGCCAAGTGCGAGTAGTCTTCATAATGTCGGACTCATCTACTACGAGACTAAGCAATACGAAAAGGCTGCCCTCGCGTTTGAGCAAGCACTTGCGATGGAGAATGATCTTGCAGCGCGTCATGTGGCGTATGCTAAGGTGCAAGAAAAGTTAGGTCATATTAAAAAGATGATTGATGCACTTCAAGAAGCTGTAAAAATTGAAGAGACTCCGCAAACAATCAATATCTTGGCCGATGCTTACGATCGTAATGGACAGCCTGACGTCGCCGCAGAACTACATGAAAAAGCTCGCAAAATGCTCACACCTGAGCGTCCCCAGCACATTCGCCAAGTTCGCCGAGTGATGTAA
- a CDS encoding glycosyltransferase family 4 protein — protein MKILMLGWELPPHNSGGLGVACYYMSKALALQGASIDFVVPYTASHPDTEFMTVHAATELDPLARYGLMGAYDSKYLRQLGLDEVDTSDLQDMRGVQKRYVKYIESFVKTNKPDAIHAHDWLTMEAGMRAKELTNAPLIVHVHATEFDRSGSESGNPLVHEIEYQGLMMADRIIAVSNITKNIIIQKYNIPADKIEVIHNAIDISSFGPYDYDRRTYAYLEHLKQEGYTVVSTLTRFTVQKGLTHFIRAAARASEKYDRLVFLLAGDGEQRNELIDLAADLGISDKVYFTGFVRGKQWRDAYNVADIFVMSSVSEPFGLTALEAAHYNSALIITRQSGVGEILSNIFRYDFWDIDVLADQMVGIATSPSLAHELKQNVKHEYARISWHDVATRCMEIYHTPKKTGVLV, from the coding sequence ATGAAGATATTGATGCTCGGGTGGGAGCTGCCTCCTCACAACAGTGGTGGACTCGGTGTGGCATGTTATTACATGTCTAAGGCTCTTGCACTCCAAGGCGCATCAATCGATTTCGTCGTTCCCTACACAGCTTCGCACCCTGATACCGAATTTATGACTGTTCATGCTGCAACTGAACTTGATCCATTGGCTCGCTATGGCCTTATGGGCGCGTACGATAGTAAATACCTGCGCCAGCTTGGCCTTGACGAGGTTGATACAAGTGATCTTCAAGATATGCGCGGCGTTCAAAAACGTTACGTAAAGTATATTGAAAGCTTTGTTAAAACCAACAAACCAGATGCTATTCATGCGCATGACTGGCTGACGATGGAAGCTGGGATGCGCGCTAAAGAACTGACTAATGCACCACTTATCGTACATGTCCACGCCACCGAGTTTGACCGCTCTGGTAGCGAGTCGGGCAACCCGTTAGTCCATGAGATCGAGTACCAGGGCTTAATGATGGCTGACCGTATAATTGCTGTCAGCAACATTACGAAAAATATCATTATTCAAAAATATAATATCCCTGCCGATAAAATTGAAGTTATCCATAATGCCATTGATATTTCAAGTTTCGGTCCATACGACTACGATCGCCGTACCTATGCGTATTTGGAGCACCTCAAACAAGAAGGATACACGGTTGTTTCTACACTCACCCGTTTTACCGTACAAAAAGGTTTAACGCATTTTATTCGAGCTGCTGCTAGGGCATCAGAAAAATACGATCGACTTGTTTTTTTGTTAGCTGGCGACGGTGAACAGCGCAATGAGCTAATTGATTTAGCAGCTGACCTCGGTATCTCAGACAAGGTGTATTTTACGGGCTTCGTACGTGGCAAACAATGGCGAGATGCTTATAACGTTGCTGATATTTTTGTGATGAGTTCCGTTAGCGAACCGTTCGGACTCACCGCTCTAGAAGCAGCACATTATAATTCGGCCTTGATTATCACCAGACAATCCGGAGTAGGCGAAATTCTCAGTAACATATTTCGTTATGATTTTTGGGATATTGATGTTCTAGCTGATCAAATGGTCGGTATCGCAACGTCCCCTTCACTTGCTCATGAACTTAAGCAAAATGTTAAACACGAATATGCACGAATATCCTGGCATGATGTCGCAACACGTTGCATGGAAATCTACCATACCCCTAAGAAGACAGGAGTTCTCGTATGA
- a CDS encoding glycoside hydrolase family 15 protein codes for MARPLVLSNGELHVGINKYGLVHDFYFPYVGLENHAAGKSLRHRVGVWVDGQISWLDDIGSWEFTFSYPHEALIGYTVAKNDHLGIMLEIDDTVDAQMSAFMRNIHVINMQDHTRDIRLFMHQAFDIGDARSNTDTAQYLPDNEGILHYRGRRAFIVSGMSGGKPFDQYTVGLFGIEGREGTYRDADDGELSFCNVEHGRVDSTIRFKLDIEAHSSARVHYWIAAGTSSREALYIDNQVRTDGVLKRLHSTADWWHTWLKPAKHVAEKLAPEYRESFICNTMIIKSQIDKRGAVMASTDTTVLNYSRDAYAYCWPRDGAYVLWPLIRMGYQDEPHRFFEFCRRGIHPDGYLMHKYRADGALGSSWHPYIHDGGEVAPPIQEDETALVLFVFAQYYQMHKDARLLNEFYHAMVVPMANFMTIYVDKMTGLPKPSYDLWEEVFITSTYTTSLVYAALHAAADLAEAANDPDSAVKWRSAADDIAVSAHKHLYDAERRSFYKGVTVKDGQIIPNTTIDVSSIFGAFMYGLFPVSSSELVNAVATLERTFGVDQGKLGLPRYENDQYYKVTSDGRSNLWFVTSLWLAQYYIETDKLDKAKSIIAWVRDSAMSTGIMAEQISPVDGSYISVAPLTWSHAEYIATLLDTITEK; via the coding sequence ATGGCTAGGCCGCTTGTCCTAAGTAATGGAGAGCTCCACGTCGGCATTAACAAGTATGGGCTTGTTCATGATTTTTACTTTCCATATGTTGGGCTCGAGAACCATGCTGCCGGTAAATCACTCCGTCACCGCGTTGGCGTATGGGTTGATGGCCAGATAAGTTGGCTGGATGATATAGGATCTTGGGAGTTTACCTTTAGCTATCCCCACGAAGCACTTATTGGCTATACAGTAGCAAAAAATGATCACCTTGGTATCATGCTTGAGATCGACGATACCGTTGACGCTCAGATGAGTGCGTTTATGCGTAATATTCATGTTATTAACATGCAAGATCATACACGTGACATCCGTCTGTTTATGCATCAAGCTTTTGATATCGGTGACGCTCGTAGTAACACTGACACGGCTCAATATTTACCTGATAACGAAGGTATCCTACACTACCGAGGTCGTCGAGCGTTTATTGTATCGGGCATGTCGGGCGGCAAGCCGTTCGATCAATATACCGTTGGTCTGTTTGGCATTGAGGGTCGTGAGGGAACATACCGTGATGCAGATGACGGCGAGCTGAGTTTTTGTAATGTTGAGCATGGTCGAGTTGATTCTACTATTCGTTTTAAGCTCGATATTGAGGCACATAGCTCCGCCCGGGTGCACTACTGGATTGCTGCTGGTACTTCTTCGCGCGAAGCGTTATACATCGACAACCAGGTCCGCACTGACGGTGTGCTAAAACGCTTACATTCAACAGCCGACTGGTGGCACACCTGGCTCAAGCCGGCCAAACATGTTGCCGAAAAACTAGCACCAGAATACCGCGAAAGCTTTATCTGTAATACGATGATTATCAAATCGCAGATAGATAAGCGTGGTGCAGTTATGGCCAGTACTGACACGACTGTTCTTAATTACTCTCGTGATGCTTACGCCTACTGTTGGCCTCGCGATGGCGCCTATGTTTTGTGGCCACTTATCCGAATGGGATATCAAGATGAACCTCATAGATTTTTTGAGTTCTGCAGGCGGGGCATTCACCCGGATGGCTACCTCATGCACAAATACCGTGCCGATGGCGCACTAGGCAGCAGCTGGCATCCATACATTCACGATGGTGGCGAGGTTGCACCGCCTATCCAGGAAGATGAGACAGCCCTCGTACTGTTTGTCTTTGCGCAGTATTACCAAATGCATAAAGACGCTCGACTTTTAAATGAGTTCTATCATGCTATGGTTGTGCCGATGGCTAACTTTATGACAATCTATGTCGATAAAATGACTGGTCTGCCAAAACCAAGCTACGATCTATGGGAAGAGGTGTTTATTACTTCAACCTATACAACATCGCTTGTCTATGCGGCACTTCATGCTGCAGCAGACCTCGCTGAAGCAGCAAATGACCCGGATAGTGCCGTTAAATGGCGCTCGGCAGCTGATGACATCGCCGTCTCTGCCCACAAACATCTATATGATGCTGAAAGACGGTCCTTTTATAAAGGAGTTACCGTTAAGGATGGTCAAATTATACCGAATACGACTATCGATGTGTCGAGTATTTTTGGCGCATTCATGTACGGACTCTTTCCCGTCTCGAGTAGCGAACTGGTAAATGCCGTTGCTACACTTGAACGCACATTTGGTGTAGATCAGGGTAAGTTAGGCTTACCACGCTATGAAAATGATCAATACTACAAGGTCACCTCAGATGGACGCAGTAACCTTTGGTTCGTCACATCTCTCTGGCTTGCACAGTACTATATCGAAACCGACAAACTCGACAAGGCAAAATCAATTATTGCCTGGGTTAGAGACAGTGCTATGAGCACGGGTATTATGGCAGAACAAATTAGCCCGGTTGATGGCTCTTACATCTCCGTTGCGCCACTGACTTGGAGCCACGCAGAATATATAGCAACTTTACTCGATACTATCACCGAGAAATAA
- a CDS encoding glycoside hydrolase family 57 protein → MSKRGITLYLHVHQPLRVRKYSVFDTAEHHDYFSEHDYSDRDNAKILRKVADKSYRPMNALLEKLLATHPEFKVSLSITGTFIEQAEKWAPDVIESFQRLVKTGRVEILSETYYHSLAFFYSLDEFERQVNMHRDKIRELFGVETSVFRNTELAYNNSLAKWADDYGFKGILAEGWDPVLEWRSPNYTYKPVGTENIALLLKNYRLSDDLAFRFSNKAWEQWPLTADTYSEWTNASINDSPLINLFMDYETFGEHQWKDTGIFEFFEHFVAKWLSNPDNTFYTTSEAIDTHKSAGEIDMPHTVTWADTERDLTAWLGNSMQREALRHLYALEDDILRSKDDELIADWRRLQTSDHVYYMCTKWFTDGDVHAYFSPYDSPYDAFLYFMNALRDVRYRLMQSHQYGGLNG, encoded by the coding sequence ATGAGCAAGCGCGGCATAACTCTTTATTTACACGTCCACCAACCGCTACGCGTACGCAAGTATAGCGTGTTTGATACTGCCGAGCATCATGACTATTTTAGTGAACATGATTATAGCGACCGCGATAACGCAAAGATTTTGCGAAAAGTCGCCGACAAGTCATACCGTCCAATGAATGCGCTTCTTGAAAAACTACTTGCGACACATCCAGAATTTAAAGTATCACTTAGTATCACCGGAACATTTATAGAGCAGGCTGAAAAATGGGCACCTGATGTCATAGAGAGCTTCCAGCGACTCGTAAAGACAGGGCGTGTTGAGATTTTATCTGAAACGTATTACCATAGCCTCGCATTCTTTTATAGTCTTGATGAATTTGAACGTCAGGTTAATATGCATCGCGATAAAATTCGTGAGTTATTTGGCGTGGAGACCTCAGTCTTTCGTAATACCGAGCTAGCTTATAACAATAGTCTGGCAAAATGGGCAGATGACTACGGTTTTAAGGGGATACTAGCCGAGGGTTGGGACCCCGTCCTGGAATGGCGAAGTCCAAATTATACCTACAAACCAGTTGGCACTGAAAATATCGCATTGCTTTTAAAAAATTATCGTCTGAGTGATGACCTTGCCTTCCGTTTTAGTAATAAAGCCTGGGAGCAATGGCCTCTCACTGCCGACACCTACAGCGAATGGACTAACGCCTCTATTAACGATAGTCCACTTATTAACTTATTTATGGATTACGAAACCTTTGGTGAGCATCAGTGGAAAGATACCGGCATCTTTGAGTTCTTCGAGCACTTTGTAGCTAAATGGCTTTCTAATCCAGATAACACTTTTTATACCACCTCTGAAGCTATCGACACTCATAAGTCTGCTGGCGAAATCGACATGCCCCATACAGTCACATGGGCAGACACTGAACGTGACCTAACTGCTTGGCTCGGCAACAGCATGCAGCGAGAGGCACTTCGACATCTCTATGCACTTGAGGATGACATCCTACGGAGTAAAGATGACGAACTCATTGCAGACTGGCGGCGGCTCCAAACTTCTGACCACGTATACTACATGTGCACCAAATGGTTCACTGATGGTGACGTGCATGCGTATTTTAGCCCTTACGATTCACCATATGATGCCTTCTTATATTTTATGAACGCACTTCGTGATGTTCGCTACCGCCTCATGCAATCACACCAGTACGGAGGTCTTAATGGCTAG
- a CDS encoding glycosyltransferase family 2 protein: MKKSSQLYLFIIAAWMGLIVLALQPLAHVVRNAENYGGLVVTLVALSTGFIMYFWLNGIKDVIYTMYFYVKRRRFSLPPEGEWRRQNGSVADKKVVAVYCTYNDFNGESLEACLSQDYPNVTYIILDDSTDPVFKEEVDEFASAHDIEVVRRIDHSGFKAGNLNNYLEQADYDYFVILDSDEIIPDNFVTRCLDYFAHYKNAGIVQANHVATRNRNGFMNLFSIGVDSHWPTYQTVKHYHGFLSLLGHGAMVSRACYEAAGGFPHLVAEDLCMSIEARNKGFYVAFAPDITCEEEYPISYLAFKKRHSKWTQGNMEFIKRYTWRIMKSKMTWFEKLDIILFTYSLPLTAFFALYIVINVVLLPVLDYRVVYPVWLIIPTIVFLLAPMLNDIFFYSRKIKMTRLAWYLFHTILLYGSMLFTSLRASIKSTFGKSVFLVTPKSHDHTSKREAIRANIGEIVFGFSMLGIAYVFNHTVLSTLIIAVPALLSVYLATMANTRKKARQSN; encoded by the coding sequence ATGAAAAAATCTTCACAACTATACCTGTTCATTATTGCGGCATGGATGGGACTAATCGTCCTAGCGCTCCAACCGCTCGCTCATGTCGTGCGCAACGCCGAAAATTATGGCGGGCTCGTCGTTACATTGGTTGCCCTTAGTACAGGATTTATCATGTACTTTTGGCTTAACGGCATAAAAGACGTCATTTACACGATGTACTTTTATGTCAAAAGGCGACGGTTTTCACTACCTCCAGAAGGTGAATGGCGTCGTCAGAATGGTTCTGTCGCTGATAAAAAAGTCGTTGCGGTATATTGCACCTATAACGATTTTAATGGCGAAAGCCTAGAGGCATGCTTAAGCCAAGATTATCCAAATGTAACCTATATAATATTGGATGATTCAACTGATCCTGTATTTAAAGAGGAGGTAGATGAGTTTGCTAGTGCGCATGATATTGAAGTTGTACGGAGAATAGATCATAGTGGTTTTAAGGCAGGCAACCTAAATAATTACTTGGAACAGGCTGACTACGACTATTTTGTAATTCTTGATAGTGACGAGATAATCCCAGACAACTTCGTGACGCGTTGTTTGGATTACTTTGCTCATTACAAGAATGCCGGGATCGTTCAGGCTAACCACGTAGCGACTCGCAATAGAAATGGGTTTATGAATCTGTTCTCGATTGGCGTTGACTCGCATTGGCCGACGTATCAAACAGTGAAACATTATCATGGGTTTCTATCATTACTTGGCCACGGCGCGATGGTGAGTCGTGCATGTTATGAAGCTGCAGGCGGCTTTCCGCACCTTGTAGCTGAGGATCTTTGCATGAGTATTGAGGCTCGCAACAAAGGCTTTTACGTCGCGTTCGCTCCCGATATTACTTGCGAGGAAGAATACCCCATAAGCTATTTAGCATTCAAAAAACGTCATTCTAAATGGACTCAAGGTAATATGGAGTTTATCAAGAGATATACGTGGCGCATCATGAAGTCAAAGATGACCTGGTTTGAAAAACTGGACATCATACTATTCACCTATAGCTTGCCGCTAACTGCATTCTTTGCACTGTACATCGTTATTAACGTTGTATTACTGCCTGTTTTAGACTACCGTGTTGTCTACCCAGTATGGTTAATCATCCCAACGATTGTCTTCTTGCTAGCGCCAATGCTTAACGATATCTTCTTCTATTCACGTAAGATTAAGATGACACGTCTAGCATGGTATCTATTCCACACGATACTTTTGTATGGATCTATGCTTTTTACGAGCCTTCGTGCCTCAATTAAGTCAACTTTTGGAAAGTCTGTCTTCTTGGTTACTCCGAAAAGTCATGACCATACCTCAAAAAGAGAAGCGATCCGTGCCAATATTGGCGAAATTGTTTTTGGGTTTAGCATGCTTGGCATCGCTTATGTTTTTAATCATACAGTGCTTTCAACCCTCATTATTGCCGTACCGGCACTACTGAGCGTCTATCTAGCTACTATGGCTAACACTCGTAAAAAGGCAAGGCAATCTAATTAG
- a CDS encoding phosphatase PAP2 family protein, translated as MNTDLLLLINGWAGHSHLLDTAMLFMAKYAIFVLFAVATGCVGYYIYKKEWKPVVYFAATLVVTFILLRLAALLNFDHRPFMDHHLTQLLLHASGSSFPSDHTTASAGAAMAVLLFTKFKKTGWILLLAAALIGFSRIFVGVHYPADIAGGLITGALGGGLVYFAKHFIDKKPTKVAFTDHTR; from the coding sequence ATGAACACTGATTTATTACTTCTCATCAACGGCTGGGCGGGCCACTCACACTTATTAGATACGGCAATGCTATTCATGGCGAAGTACGCAATATTCGTTCTATTCGCAGTTGCGACTGGCTGTGTCGGCTATTACATCTACAAAAAAGAATGGAAGCCTGTCGTCTACTTCGCCGCTACCTTAGTTGTGACTTTTATTTTATTAAGGTTGGCAGCTCTTTTGAATTTTGACCACCGTCCATTTATGGACCATCACCTAACACAACTATTGCTTCACGCATCCGGATCATCTTTCCCAAGTGATCATACGACTGCAAGTGCCGGTGCTGCCATGGCCGTACTACTCTTTACAAAGTTTAAAAAGACCGGCTGGATTCTTTTGCTCGCGGCAGCTCTGATTGGTTTTTCTCGCATCTTTGTGGGGGTTCACTACCCCGCCGACATCGCGGGCGGCTTAATAACGGGCGCTCTTGGTGGCGGTCTAGTGTATTTTGCTAAGCATTTTATTGACAAAAAGCCTACAAAAGTTGCATTTACCGACCACACGCGTTAA
- the rpmG gene encoding 50S ribosomal protein L33, with product MAKKNTKRKLVGMVSELTGHRIYTTKNTQNNPEKLRKRAYDPIARVHAWYEETKKNLGRNEIKPRKS from the coding sequence ATGGCAAAGAAGAATACAAAGCGTAAATTGGTTGGTATGGTAAGTGAACTTACAGGTCACCGTATTTACACAACCAAAAACACTCAGAACAACCCAGAAAAGTTACGTAAACGTGCTTACGATCCAATCGCTCGCGTTCACGCATGGTACGAGGAGACTAAAAAGAACCTCGGCCGAAACGAAATTAAGCCTCGCAAGAGCTAG